The following coding sequences lie in one Apium graveolens cultivar Ventura chromosome 1, ASM990537v1, whole genome shotgun sequence genomic window:
- the LOC141677735 gene encoding limonoid 7-O-acetyltransferse-like, whose amino-acid sequence MINLLVPQNAKEPAIGNYVLMIEVNVFSCGGVAICTCINHKFVDGDTYTLFLRHWTAAARGSVHTIYPSFTAPSLFPQISSLNFQNPDSIGKAKFVSQRFVFDGIDIAALKSKTSSATSETAPTRFEAVAALLWKCFSKAAYMVNNNPLDKSLILDMVIHLRGKNCVPKNAVGNLI is encoded by the coding sequence ATGATCAACCTATTAGTTCCTCAAAATGCCAAGGAACCAGCCATAGGAAACTATGTGCTCATGATTGAGGTAAACGTCTTCAGTTGTGGTGGAGTTGCCATCTGTACCTGCATCAACCACAAATTTGTCGATGGAGACACATATACTTTATTCCTAAGGCATTGGACAGCTGCAGCCAGAGGATCTGTGCATACAATATATCCTAGTTTCACCGCACCATCATTATTTCCACAAATTTCTTCTCTCAATTTTCAGAATCCAGATAGCATTGGAAAAGCCAAGTTTGTGTCTCAAAGATTTGTGTTTGACGGCATAGACATAGCAGCACTTAAGTCGAAAACAAGTAGTGCTACGTCAGAAACTGCACCAACTCGATTTGAAGCTGTAGCAGCCTTGTTATGGAAATGTTTCTCTAAAGCTGCTTACATGGTAAATAATAACCCTCTAGACAAGTCATTGATTTTAGACATGGTGATCCATCTTCGAGGAAAGAACTGTGTGCCAAAAAATGCCGTAGGAAATCTTATTTGA